The genome window GTAGCCCCGCCTTCTCGACTGAAATGGCAGGAGGCACTGATGACGGAGTCGACGGTGACCGCGCCACAGACACCCTCGGGCTCGAGCTTGTCCGCCGCAGCTCGTCGCGCCCGTTGAGATGCTGCAAAGATATCGGCACCGAGCTAACGACGGTCTCCGAGGACGGAGAGCTCTGTGGGTGCAACAGGGGAAGGCTGTAGAGCTGCTGCGCCGGGGCGATGAACGGCATTTGCTCTGCAAGTGCGACGGCCGCTGCGCTATGGATGTGcgcggtggcggcgcctcctccgccgcgctGGAACGAGGCGGTGTGGTGGCAATGCTGGCCCTCGTAGGTAGTGATCACCACGGAGGGGTCTTCTGAAGACCGCTCTACGCGCTTCTTCACAGTGCATTTGCTGTTGGTGCATCTGTAGTAGCTCCTGCTCAAGAGAACGAATTGTAATGGTCTCTCGTGTCAATTAATTGGGTCTTAATGCAAAGTTTTATGCATTGATCTGACAAAAATCATTCTTATACACGCAATTCAATTGGCAAATCAAAGGGAATACAATAATTTAGACATAGGAAGTACACATATTATATACAAATAAAGCTATGGAATACAATTTAATTGCATGTTTTTTTCCTCTTTATCAATTTCTTCCAAGAATCCATATCTTAGTCCCAAAATGTTGTCCAGTGATAATTAATATGCATGTTCTCTCTAGCCCAGCAATGTCAAGAGAACAAAAATAAGGAAAACATGAACAATGTGCAAGATAAATATGAATGCGCTCTCATGAGGGATatttaattttcttctctaacaATATTTTAATGTGAACAGTCGATTCATTGTACTATGTTGTCAGTTCAGCCCTATATTACTCCAATGTAATCAAATGAATGATCTAACAAAACTTCATATAAAGTTATAGTagagaacaaaataaaaaagaagaagaacggATTAATTATGCAGTAGTTGGAGTAATTGCATGTTCACAGAGGACGAGAGGAGAATGCCACATGAACCCAAAAAAACTGTGATAATAAGAAACTAACTAAAGCCATGCCCGTATGTGTACATAAAATCAGATTCAGCTAATGAGTTATCACACGCATATAAGCAATATAATCACCTTGGAAAAGGGCTGTTCTTGACAGCTTTCTGGCCGTACTTCCTCCATCTGTAGCCGTCCTCAAGGTGGTCGATCTCGCTCTTGGTCATGAACGCGAACCGCGGCTGCCGCGCCCGCTTCTGCCCCTTCTTCTTCGCCGCTGCCGGCTTCATGCTCctgcgtatatatatatatgcaaaccGATGACGCTAGCTATGTCAAACCGACTTATCGTCATTGGAAACTCATCAAGAACGTTCATGTCAAAAAAATGCTCACGAAGCAGATCAGCAGATCAGTTTCTTCGATCGATGCATGGTTGCATACAGTAAATGCTGTGTAGGCTGGAGTACAGGAGATTTAATGTGCACTGAACTTGGCAAAGGTAGGTAAGACAAAGAAATTGGTCGGTCGATCGATCGATGAGGGCAGGACGTACGTCTAGACGTGACCACACCACACCCCACTAGATGCCGCTCGCCGCCAACGTTGCTGACATGCAGATCAGCGAGAAAAATGGGAGCATGGAGAAACACAACTCATTCATAATACTAGAACATACATGTATTGATCATGAATTCTGAAGGGAGCAAAAATTTGTTTGTCGTGAAATCATATTTCCCAAATATGTAGTATGACAAAACAGTTTATGAAAAAACGATGTCTTAATTTGTCGTGCAATCATATTTCCCGAATTTGTTTGTCGTGCAATCAGATTTTGAAAAGTGCATCCATATTAATTTGACCCAGTGCAACTTTGAAACTGCTTGGATCCATTGACAGGAAGATAAACAAACTGCGAGCAAAAAGTGTTACGCGTATACATACGAACACTTGAATAGTCTACAAATACGGAAATACCGATCAATAGTAATCTACGCAAAtgcagaagaggagaaaaacaAACGAAACCGCGTGAAACTTGGAACAATCCACGCACGCAAATCGCAGAGCAAGAGCATTATGCGGCTGCCGCCCGCTATTTACGAGATTGCCCCTCCCGGACGCGCAGTCCACGTAAAAACGTGTCGCCGCTGCGGAGCTTTCACTTTCGAGCTCCGAATCACAGCTCCGCCACTCGCCGGAGAACCGAACGCCGGCCAGCCTCGGCTCGCGCTACGCGCAGACTCTACCGTACGTGCACACTTACGCTGCCTCGGCGGCCGGCTTCCGATCGGCGCTCCCCCGCTTGGCGCCATCGCCGCTCGAGCTCGACGACGCGCCGGCGTCCCCTGACCCATCGGGCTCTACGATCTCCTCCGGCCGCGCCACCACTGCCCGCGGTGCCGCCGCCTCGGGCAGATCCAGCACCGGCAGCTCCCCGGCGCCCGCTCCCAGGCCGCCCGGCCAGCCGAGCTCAGCGAAAACGGACGAGTACTCCGTAAAGGCGTCGGCGCCAGGGAACGGCCAGTCGCCGCTGCCGGCCCCTTCCGGCCTGTCTCCAGCGGCGCCGGCCATACGCAGCCCCGATCCGATCAAGGCCGCCTCCGCTTCGCTATCTAGCTAGCTGCGAGACCGACGGCGCGAGTACTCACTGTCACTGGCTAGCAGCTAGCTGGAGCCTGGAGGGTTTGCTTTGCTTCTAGTGTGGCGCGGCTGCAGCTGCGGCTGCAGCTGTTAGGAGTGGTGGATTTTTAGTGTGGCGCCGCCGTGTTGTGGTGTGCTGTGCTCCGGGGCCGTGCATTATTTCGATCGGGGGCGGGGTAATTAATTAGCGAGGCGTCGCTGTCGCAATTTTTATCGGTGTCTGGAGTAGACGCGTCGGAGGGCTAGGCTAGGTATTTTTGGAA of Phragmites australis chromosome 3, lpPhrAust1.1, whole genome shotgun sequence contains these proteins:
- the LOC133913353 gene encoding probable WRKY transcription factor 57, whose amino-acid sequence is MAGAAGDRPEGAGSGDWPFPGADAFTEYSSVFAELGWPGGLGAGAGELPVLDLPEAAAPRAVVARPEEIVEPDGSGDAGASSSSSGDGAKRGSADRKPAAEAASMKPAAAKKKGQKRARQPRFAFMTKSEIDHLEDGYRWRKYGQKAVKNSPFPRSYYRCTNSKCTVKKRVERSSEDPSVVITTYEGQHCHHTASFQRGGGGAATAHIHSAAAVALAEQMPFIAPAQQLYSLPLLHPQSSPSSETVVSSVPISLQHLNGRDELRRTSSSPRVSVARSPSTPSSVPPAISVEKAGLLDDMVPHGVRHG